One stretch of Cryptococcus decagattii chromosome 10, complete sequence DNA includes these proteins:
- a CDS encoding septum formation protein Maf, translating into MATYNPVGPMALSLPIFKKLANRRVVLASASPRRKEIFANAGFFPEIIPSTFAEDLPHSRFQGHLADYPIATGAEKAMEVYERLVKQDAENPPDLVISADTVVVFPPEKDTAEGGSAHGEVSEILEKPINKDEQARSLGHMSGRKCEVITGISIVYPTIEYPGFKVHSISCSTLVKFYDNTPQTIQAYVDSNEGIDRAGGFAIQGLGGILIEGIEGNYDNCVGFPSAPFWRWMSELDADGVFDEAWE; encoded by the exons ATGGCCACCTACAACCCTGTCGGTCCCATGgctctctcccttcccatATTCAAGAAACTCGCCAACCGACGCGTCGTCCTGGCCTCTGCAAGTCCCCGGCGTAAAGAGATATTTGCAAATGCT GGTTTCTTTCCTGAGATTATCCCATCGACTTTTGCAGAGGATCTTCCGCATTCGAGGTTCCAAGGCCACTTGGCAGATTACCCTATAGCCACTGGAGCTGAAAAG GCGATGGAAGTCTATGAGCGTCTTGTCAAGCAAGATGCCGAAAACCCTCCTGACCTTGTCATATCAG CGGATACTGTTGTGGTCTTCCCACCTGAGAAAGATACAGCCGAAGGCGGTTCAGCTCACGGAGAAGTTTCGGAAATCTTGGAAAAGCCCATAAACAAGGACGAACAG GCCAGAAGCTTGGGACACATGTCTGGAAGGAAATGTGAAGTTATTACAGGTATTTCCATAG TGTATCCTACAATTGAATATCCGGGATTCAAAGTCCA CTCCATTTCTTGCTCAACTTTGGTCAAGTTTTACGACAACACT CCCCAGACAATCCAGGCGTATGTGGACTCAAATGAGGGGATAGATCGGGCTGGAGGTTTTGCCATCCAA GGATTGGGAGGAATCCTGATTGAGGGTATAGAAGGCAACTATGACAATTGCGTCGG ATTTCCCTCTGCACCATTCTGGCGGTGGATGTCAGAGCTTGATGCAGACGGCGTTTTCGATGAAGCATGGGAATGA